One genomic window of Amyelois transitella isolate CPQ chromosome 8, ilAmyTran1.1, whole genome shotgun sequence includes the following:
- the LOC106141471 gene encoding piggyBac transposable element-derived protein 3, producing the protein MPSVASSMEEVRSPSEYFEKYLPEDIFEKFALYTNIYYQTTKNETLKHPITAAEVKKFFGVNGILGCVKYPRIKMAWLQRFRLPYITEALTRDRFFLIRTNLHIVDKSAVEAQEKNRNRLWLVQPLIDSVRNRCLELPRDHGTYSIDEQMVPFLGKCPVKQYVPGKPRPVGLKNFVITSSRGLIIDFEIYQGNTTPLPNTSLGLGPSVVLRLISTLPKGSFIFFDRYFTTIPLMEKLIDEQIDGTGTLMTNRFKGYTFKKDSQMKRGDYEEVVNAGRNVCVVKWKDSKPVLMTSTCLGSQPLVEVERWDKTSKSYISVPCPNIVKKYNENMGGVDVSDQMLEAYRSWHKSRKWPVKVFMHLFDMSLVNSWYELNIVKHHYRTNRNTWIF; encoded by the exons ATGCCATCAGTAGCTTCATCTATGGAAGAG gtaaGGTCGCCTTCTGAATACTTTGAAAAGTATTTACCAGAAGATATTTTTGAGAAGTTTGCACTGTACACCAATATATACTACCAAACAACTAAAAACGAGACACTAAAACATCCAATCACCGCAGCTGAGGTAAAGAAGTTCTTTGGTGTTAATGGTATTCTTGGCTGTGTAAAATATCCCAGGATCAAGATGGCGTGGCTTCAGCGTTTCAGGTTGCCATATATAACAGAGGCATTGACCAGGGACAGGTTCTTTCTGATTAGGACCAATTTACACATCGTTGACAAGTCAGCAGTTGAGGCTCAAGAAAAAAATCGTAATCGGCTATGGCTTGTTCAGCCACTGATTGACTCGGTGCGTAACAGATGCTTAGAATTGCCCAGGGATCATGGTACCTATTCCATTGATGAACAAATGGTTCCATTTCTCGGAAAATGCCCAGTAAAACAATATGTTCCTGGAAAGCCCAGACCAGTGGGCCTGAAAAACTTTGTTATTACATCGTCCAGGGGCTTGATTAtagattttgaaatatatcaaGGTAACACTACGCCCCTACCCAATACTTCACTTGGTCTAGGCCCATCCGTTGTACTCAGATTGATATCAACATTGCCTAAaggtagttttatattttttgatcgGTATTTCACAACTATTCCCCTGATGGAGAAATTGATTGATGAGCAAATCGATGGCACTGGAACTTTGATGACCAACAGATTCAAGGGATACACATTTAAGAAGGACTCACAAATGAAGCGAGGGGACTATGAAGAGGTAGTGAACGCAGGAAGAAATGTCTGCGTAGTTAAATGGAAAGATAGCAAACCTGTGTTGATGACTTCCACGTGTCTTGGCAGTCAGCCTTTGGTAGAGGTAGAGCGATGGGACAAAACAAGTAAAAGTTATATCTCTGTTCCGTGTCCCAATATAGTTAAAAAGTACAACGAGAACATGGGCGGGGTTGATGTCAGTGATCAGATGTTGGAAGCATACAGGTCTTGGCACAAATCACGGAAGTGGCCTGTAAAAGTATTCATGCATCTCTTCGATATGTCACTAGTTAACTCTTGGTATGAATTGAATATCGTAAAGCATCACTATCGAACAAACAGAAATACATGGATTTTTTAG